Proteins encoded together in one Falco biarmicus isolate bFalBia1 chromosome 4, bFalBia1.pri, whole genome shotgun sequence window:
- the COMP gene encoding cartilage oligomeric matrix protein — protein sequence MISAQAFVFLLFLSCPFSSYQQRRAGGEVGPEMLEEMRETNRVLTEVRDLLKQQIKEITFLKNTVMECDACGMHTEVTGPVITVTQFNRCLPNSCFPGVTCTETGTGFRCGPCPPGYSGNGSHCTDINECNANPCFPKVQCINTTPGFRCDPCPPGFTGQMVEGVGLAYARANKQVCTDINECETGAARNCVPNSICINTRGSYKCGACKPGFVGDQVTGCKSQTVRRCPNGEISPCHEKAQCIVERDGSLSCVCLVGWAGNGYVCGKDTDIDGVPDEKQRCSDKKCRKDNCVTVPNSGQEDADRDGIGDACDDDADGDGILNAEDNCVYTRNADQRNADKDNFGDACDNCRQVKNNDQRDIDGDGKGDECDDDMDGDGIKNPMDNCRRVPNPDQKDSDGDGVGDVCDSCPTVSNPDQKDTDHDLVGDVCDTNQDSDGDGHQDSRDNCPSVPNSSQVDTDNDGLGDECDDDDDDDGIPDERPPGPDNCRLVPNPGQEDSDGDGVGNLCEDDFDRDMVIDRIDVCPENAEVTLTDFRAFQTVVLDPEGDAQIDPNWIVLNQGMEIVQTMNSDPGLAVGYTAFNGVDFEGTFHVNTATDDDYAGFIFGYQDSSSFYVVMWKQMEQTYWQANPFRAVAEPGIQLKAVKSKTGPGEYLRNSLWHTGDTTDQVKLLWKDPRNSGWKDKTSYRWFLQHRPQVGYIRARFYEGPEVVADTGVVLDTTMRGGRLGVFCFSQENIIWSNLRYRCNDTIPEDYETFRVQQD from the exons ATGATTTCAGCTCAagcctttgtttttctcctcttcctctcttgtCCTTTTTCATCATATCAGCAGAGAAGAGCAG gaGGTGAAGTTGGGCCAGAAATGCTGGAAGAGATGAGAGAAACTAACCGTGTGCTTACAGAAGTTCGAGACTTGTTGAAACAGCAG aTTAAGGAGATAACATTCCTGAAGAATACAGTCATGGAGTGTGATGCCTGTG GCATGCACACTGAGGTGACAGGCCCTGTCATCACTGTGACACAGTTTAACAGATGCCTCCCGAACTCCTGCTTCCCTGGAGTGACCTGCACTGAGACTGGCACTGGCTTCCGCTGCGGACCCTGTCCCCCAGGTTATTCAGGCAATGGGTCCCACTGCACAGATATCAATGAG TGCAATGCAAACCCCTGCTTCCCAAAGGTCCAGTGCATTAACACCACCCCTGGCTTCCGCTGCGATCCCTGCCCTCCTGGCTTCACTGGGCAAATGGTCGAAGGGGTTGGACTAGCTTATGCCAGGGCCAACAAACAG GTCTGTACTGACATCAATGAATGTGAGACAGGTGCTGCCAGAAATTGTGTCCCAAACTCTATCTGCATCAATACACGG GGATCCTACAAGTGCGGGGCTTGTAAACCTGGCTTCGTTGGGGATCAGGTCACTGGTTGCAAGAGCCAGACAGTGAGGCGCTGCCCTAATGGTGAAATCAGTCCCTGCCACGAGAAAGCACAGTGCATCGTGGAGCGCGACGGGTCCCTCTCCTGCGTG TGCCTcgtggggtgggcagggaacGGCTATGTCTGTGGGAAGGATACGGACATTGATGGAGTCCCTGACGAGAAGCAACGCTGCTCTGACAAAAAGTGCCGCAAG GATAACTGTGTGACTGTCCCCAACTCTGGCCAGGAGGATGCAGACAGGGATGGAATTGGAGATGCCTGTGATGATGATGCTGACGGAGACGGGATATTGAATGCTGAG GACAACTGCGTGTACACACGCAATGCAGACCAGCGCAATGCGGACAAGGATAACTTTGGTGATGCCTGTGACAACTGTCGCCAAGTGAAGAACAATGATCAACGGGACATTGATGGCGATGGGAAGGGAGACGAGTGTGACGATGACATGGACGGAGATG GAATCAAAAACCCAATGGACAACTGCAGAAGAGTTCCTAACCCTGACCAAAAAGATAGCGATGGTGACGGAGTAGGAGATGTGTGTGACAGCTGCCCAACAGTCAGTAACCCGGACCAG aaagaTACCGATCACGATCTAGTGGGAGACGTCTGTGACACCAACCAGGACAG TGATGGGGACGGCCACCAAGATTCACGGGATAACTGCCCATCAGTGCCCAACAGCTCCCAGGTGGACACAGACAACGATGGGCTGGGAGATGAATGTGACGATGACGACGACGATGATGGGATTCCAGATGAGAGACCTCCAGGTCCTGACAACTGCCGGCTTGTCCCTAACCCTGGCCAAGAAGACTCAGATG GTGATGGCGTGGGAAACCTTTGTGAAGATGACTTTGACAGAGACATGGTGATTGACAGAATCGATGTGTGCCCAGAGAACGCAGAAGTGACACTCACAGACTTCCGGGCCTTCCAGACAGTTGTGCTGGACCCTGAGGGCGACGCACAGATTGACCCCAACTGGATTGTCCTCAACCAG GGCATGGAAATTGTCCAGACCATGAACAGCGATCCTGGCCTGGCTGTAG GTTACACGGCATTCAATGGAGTGGACTTTGAGGGCACATTCCACGTCAACACTGCCACAGATGATGACTACGCTGGCTTCATATTTGGTTACCAGGACAGTTCCAGCTTTTACGTGGTCATGTGGAAGCAGATGGAACAGACATATTGGCAGGCAAACCCCTTCCGAGCAGTAGCAGAACCTGGAATTCAACTGAAG GCAGTGAAGTCTAAAACAGGCCCCGGTGAGTATCTCCGCAACTCTCTCTGGCACACCGGAGACACCACGGACCAGGTCAAACTGCTGTGGAAAGACCCTCGTAATTCTGGCTGGAAGGACAAGACATCTTACCGCTGGTTCCTGCAGCATCGGCCGCAAGTTGGCTACATCAG AGCTCGCTTCTATGAAGGCCCTGAAGTAGTAGCAGACACTGGAGTTGTCCTTGATACAACCATGCGAGGAGGACGCCTGGGAGTCTTCTGCTTCTCCCAAGAGAACATTATTTGGTCAAACCTGCGTTATCGCTGCAATG ACACCATTCCAGAAGACTATGAAACATTTAGAGTTCAGCAAGACTAA